ATGGAGTTATTTCtacatttttcttttcattgtcttcatcagcaattttttgctttatgatcaactcttcttcactgaagtctacttcacatgccttgaacataggtgaaccaacatTTCTCATGATAGCTAggacatcttcattttcagttgcttttcctttatcacctacagctttcttatttctattcaaggcatcataatcaagaccaatagctatgttagcacatggcttgttcttcacatgatactgaccaaccaacttagatgcattcttgaaagacttcaactttacttcattcttttccagcttctccctcaacacaacttcaatttcagtagcacacttcagcttatttttcagatatttattttcttgtttgattgactcaagctccacaagtagtagatccatcttttgcttctcactctcaagttTCTCATTggcttttgttagcctactgacttcctcagtagctgctaaccaagctagtgtgtatatagaacatctccacactcatcttttccacagtctccttacATTGACTAACATTTATAAAATAaagtggttagagttggtacctttgattttgaagtggatgcaTCTCCATGCTCAATAGCCATTAGTgtatagtttccaacttcttcatccttaTCGTCAttatcagtgtcatcccaactctttccttctgcaatgtaggcttttccagactgtttcttcaagagagcttcatactttgcttccaattcctagtaagctttatctttcttcacctttttgggctttctgcattcagtagcaaagtgacccaacttaTCACAGatgaagcaccttatctttgatccgTCCACAAATcatgttttgtagccacctttgctagctaaattgtactgagcttttggtttccaattattgttgttggaagattgtccctttcctttgaaaaaccttggcttcttgactcttatgttggaaaatttcctatccaagtaagccatggattgatccatttcatctagctcatccagggtACAACTTGCTtttgaggtcctttgttcttttgttctaTAGCTTGAATAGCTGGAACTTGATcttcttgctcatcttcactttcttctctgtcattcacaatcaaagcactggaaccatcaacaacatgtccatGACGTGCTTTCAATGATTTTCTTTGCAGCATCttaagttcataagttttcaagattccatatagaacttccaaggTCATTCTGCTTAAATTttttccttctctaatagctgatattttctgttcaagatggtcaggaagagctagcaggaactttaggttaacctcctcggcttcataatatttatcatgtagctgtaagtcatttatcaatttattgaacctttcaaaaacttcagtaattccttcttttggtttagccataaacccttCATGCTGAGAAACggaatcctcctttggtttgacctaactttaTCAGTTCCTTCACACATGATCTCTATATTCTCCCAGATCTGcttggctgtgtcacagttgacaatattattgtacattacattgtcaagtgactctattaaaatcagctgcaagccactatccagagagactttttctttttcaggttcagtgtattctgaaggatctttaggagcataatgtgttggaatgaccatgtctccatctgtagattcctcaactcttatcatgggagtgaaaggcccattcttgaggatctgaatatataatgggttggtcatccttatgaacaacatcattttcttttttcatagtgtgtagttagatctgtcaaaggtagggattttgatACTACTGAGTTtatgtgtattcattcttccaagatctttaatctatttgctttcagattttgctctgataccacttgttaggtaatgaatacaacacataggggggtgaatgtgttttggattattttttaaactttttgaactgttatggatgtggtgaacaaagtaatctaacttgtagagataaagtGTTTTGACAGagataataaaacatgcacaagaacacactatcttcaaaactcacttaattttatattaaaatcaagtatgtcttattacaaatttctgggttctttttgataaagaactcagcttctttcttgagagagttacaagaattttagatctatttgttacgACTAAAACAAAGTATCCattatttactttatagaacagtaaacacatgctttacacaacatgcaatagcatgtattaaaccctactttaagttaactaaaactttctatttctagattagtgtatctttgcaaatcgtgcatgtttgtgactttactttgtcagttaatcttggcctttgatcttgtactcttcaagctactttttgtagacttttcaaatctgtaattgatttgtttgttgattgataatcttggatctttaactggtctgcattttgtacttgagttttacatcgagatctccagtttaaactatagagaactgacatcttgataagtataatgacttattgaGATCTCTTAATTCTCTACAAGTGTGTTGACTTATCgaaatctctgagttctcgaatgtgaacttgacttatcgagatctctgagttctcaaatATGAACTTGGTTTGTCGAGGTCTCCGAGTCTTTACATGTagaattaacttgtcgatatctctaatcttcatatcttcattttggcttatcgatatctccgagttatctaatgcagaaatgacttgtcggtatcttcaatctttatatcttcattttggcttgtcgatatctcttagaCTTCTTTATAcctatttcttgacttctcgataagtcattctagagttctcgaatgacttctctataagacttaatctctgacttgtagatttctttacttagaatgtttttctcaaaatagatttattcaactccaagcttcttcacaatgtctctgaggcatgatcttcatgatcttcttccagagtttattcttagacttgagactgtttacagaaaaatactccagtctaatctattcacatttttacagacttaagtgatacaatacaaagtgtaaacttagattatcatacaacttacttaaaGCTATCAATTTGACTtggtcttgttatagtacagacATGTCTTTGTACAACAGATAGAATTCATTAAAGTCAAGAACCTTCCTTGAACATCTTTGAcactttcatctctttccaacctgagACCTTTATAATCACTCATTAGCATACTAAGTTTAACTTCACGTATCCTAGATGTACCTTCATGGCTGACTTTGATAGTATCCCAGATTTGTTTAGTCGTGATACAAGCTGAAATTTTCCGTAACTCAGTAGCCACCAttccattgagaagtgaattcatAGCTCTAGCATTGTGATTCAGAGAATTAACTTCTTCAGGAGAGACTTCTTTAAGATATTTTGGCTTTCCGTCTTTCATCGGGACTTGGATACCATTTTCAACAGCATCACACCCACAAGCATCACGCCGGAGGAAGATTTTTATGCGGAATTTCCAATCGTCGTAGTTTTCAGCACCAAGAAGCAATGGTGGAAAATTATTCGAATACTTATCTGATTGAGtcatggatcgctagcaaaataaacactaaacAAAGGATTAAATGCACCCGCTCTGATACCAAATAAAATTTACGGAACAATCTATATATTCGATAACCTAACTGTTAAGACGAATAAGACAGTCTCTTTTGTAAATGGGACAAACCCTTTAACGAATGAGACAGACTCAATTAATTCTGCAGAATGTAAATTACTGGAAtataaagcagtaataatcagAAATGAAAAATAATGCAAAATACCaagagttttcacttggttcggtCTACATCCAAGTTCTCATGCCAACTAGTATAGATAATATATTATATCAGCTTCAATAAAGAACTTACAATTTTTCGTGATTACAAACGGATAGCCACCGCAAAAACCCTTTCCTCTAGCACACTTGCTACCTAGCACTACTACTACCACCTAGCCTACTAGTTGCCTTTGGCTATTCACTTTGAAATCAAATCCTTACTACAACCTGGCACAAATTGATAAATACACGCAGTGAATAACAATtaagatttacaactcaaactatgTTCTTGTTTGACTGGATATTCAAAATATAGAAACAATAATGGTTTTCAGAATATAAAGATAGAACATGAGAGCATTAGTTGTAATCTGAAAACATGAGACGTGTCTTCTTATTTGATAGGATATTCAAGAGAATGAAATAAGAATAGTTTTTCCGAGAATAAAGATAGAACATGGAATAAGTATTAGTTTCAATCTGAAAAACAAGATGTATATTTATACATAAAGTCTAACGGGGTTTATTTTCAAAACAAAGATAAGAAAAGATTGGATAATATGTTTGTTTGAATAAGTATTTGTAAAACAACCCGTTAATTGGTTAGAAAATGATAACCCTTAGAAATGATAAGTTTTGAATAAATTAAGATGGTTTATCAACATAGCGTTTATTTTGGAGATAAATTTGTTTATCCAGTCAAATAGAAATACAAACAATCTTTATCACTTATGACAACTATGTAACTAATCTACATTTAAATAAGTCATCATAAAAAACCTGCAAATCAGCAATTAAAAGTTTATTATCCTGCCCATGTCAATCATAGAAATTTTTAATTGTTGGCTTGTAACTTGTAAGTGTAGCCTCTCGGGATTTCATTCACTAGATTTGTTACAAAAAGAGGTCATAGGGTTTAACTTCAGGGCTTCCTTTTTCTTGAACTTTCCTTAAAACTGAAAAACAATTATTCATAATAGATAAAAAAATGTTTCAAATAAGTAAATGTACACatcaatttatttttattaaaacttcttaaataattttctgagcAAGAATCGAATAAAAAATCTGGAAGGCCAACGATAAATTCCTTACTATTCTTGTGTAATTATGTATGATATATAATGTAACATACTTTGCAACGGCGCCAATCAAAATGTATGGCAGCTTGCATATATGCGTTGCATAGATCTGAAATTTCGTTTATTGATGAACAAAGCAAAAGCTACTATCACATGCAACTAAGTACTTTAAAAAAAATACTATAACCAACACATGCTAGTTAATGGACTTTGGTGGCATACAAAGTAGTAGTCTATGAAGTCCAAGTCATCATCCAATAAAAGTTTCCACCTTTTCTCAAGTATCATAATTAGATACTTCACCCCAAAATGCAAAGCAATCGGTTATTACAGTATGTGTTTCAGAGTTCAAAGCATTGGATGCTTAAAAATTACAGAACTTACCGCTGATTCTTGCAAACTGGACCTCATAGTGAAAGTGTGAAAAAAGAAACAAAGTTGGTGCTAAAGCTAATTGGATGGCTTAAAGATACAAAGTGCACTTAAAATAACTCTACAAACAATAGATGGTAGCCCTAAAGGAGTGCTTTTGTGCTCCTTTAGAAAACCAGAGTAATAATCCCCAGGCTAATGATGAATTAGCTATGATATTTCTCAGTTTCATCCTGTTCATTAATATCTTGTAGTATCAAATTTAAAACACATATGCTCTAATATAAGCCAGATTTATGGAGCTATACAAGAAGAAAATAATAGGACAAATCTGAATGTCACAGGATGATAGCTAATGTATCTTTCATCTAGTACCTggtctattttctccaactttaAACAGTTGCATGTTGCTGCAGATATTTTTGTGCATTTTAGATATTTCTTAAAACATGACAAATTTATTTAATGTCAGGGTCGTCAAATTTAGGTGTAGTTCTATCATGTAATGCATAACATTTTGATATTTTTAGATTTAATATATTGATTTTCCCCAATATCTTTGCTTGAAAGTAATGTGATTAAACTCGCAAGCAATCGACATTGTTTTCAACTTTGAGGTGGATCAATAGATGGATATAGACAACAGTTAAGTATAATTAAGTAGGAAATTGCAAAAGATTCGGAGCTCTAATCCAAATAAGATAAGGTCAACTCTGCAAATACTAGTCTGGATGCTCTTCTACGAGGAATCGTCCAATGGTAACAAGATCCTGTTTTTGGATGTGCAGAGATAGTAGAAGGTTTCCTAAAAGCCAAGCTGACCAAGACAATACTATCGAACCTAGGGTCACTCAATCCCTATATCGTCTCTGCAAAACACAACAAATCTACATGCATACTACTAGTGCTATATTTTTATACCATCTGCCGTAATGTCTAGGCGAGAAAAGTTCTAACCAAGAATGAAATCCCGGCTAAAATATAAATAGCGAGAATATGCAATTTACGAGTATTGAATAAAGTTTAAATTTAACTTCATTTATCATTAAAATTTATGAATGTATAACATTATATCGATAAATGGATATTTGATGTATGAATAATTTTAATTTTgtcaaaaatacaattttttttaacAGAGACGGTATGTTTTCAGTGTCACTAAATGAATGATCTCGTTAAATAAAAAATTATCTCGGATTTTTAGTATATGCGTTTATTGGTTGAAACCACCAATTACTTTGTTGTAATTTTAGATTTTGTAACCCGTTCTTTAGGTAAAATTGGATAAATTTACAATTTATATAATCGTAAGATATGATGATTTTGATTGAGAGGAGAAGAAGACGTTTTCCAAACGCGGTTGCAGGGATGACTTAATTGACATGCTGAAGTTAACTCAAAATGAGGAACCGACTGCTTAATAAGTGTGTGGTGCACTCCTGCCTTAATTATATGGTAATACAATTTACATACAAATATATACAATTGCAGAGACATAAATTGGTCTTCCTTCAATCAAGGGATCCTCATTGGATTACCACCGCTTCTCTAACTGAAATTATGTACCCAACGACTTTCCCATACTTTATTATTccaaattttaatattttgttgGCGACAAATGTTGAAATGTTCCGATTAGAGTCTTTTAATTTTGGCCGAGCACAAAAtcgaattaaaattaaaattcaaaaaaaaaaagaaaaatgagAAAAGCCGAGTGAACTAAAATCGATTTAAAGCGGAAACCTAAAAATAATAGAGTTCATGGGTTCTATTCCGGTTATAGGGACCATGTACACAAAAGACTGAATTGCGGAgaatattttcaaaataattttttaacatGCTAATTTTTTAATAAGATGGAATCTGCGTGCATACACGTAGTTTCACTAATAATAAGAAATAATAATAACTATTATATTAAGCTATTCAGAAAAGTTTCATTAAACTAATTCGGAGCAATAGAGAGCAATAGATCGTCGTGCATTGATATAAATTTCTTAAATGGAAAAATTTCATGTATTATTTGCGAATAATtttttgatctttgaaatataaAATATCACTTTTTTCCATCATCGTGAATTACTATAAGCATGAAAATATATcaattataattattaaataataatcaatCAATCAATTGTATCCAATATATATCACATCAAGCAAGGTAGTGTCTCTGAAGGGTATAATGTATGTATCATTATCCTCGTTCAAAAGACCTCGACTTATGTGTGCATATATATCTGAGTTGTAGTACAAGATAATATACACTGATACATAAAAGCACGTCTCAGTAAGCGAGACATTACATTGATCCATGATTTTTTTTCACATGAGACTTACATATGTCGTCAAAATCTTAGCTCATTAGATCAATCAAGTCTTTACCTCCGACCAGTTTGCCATTAAAATAAAATCAATCAAGAGATTTGAAGATCAATAATAATTGTCGTATGTCACTTCTATTTCTCATATTGCACTCTTTTGATAACTTAAATTCAATATTTTTCTTCGATATCAAGCTCAAAACTAAATACCTTTTTTAGAATATGCTCCTCAACTACTCCTAAACCTAATTCATAATTATCAAATATCTATAATGTAAATTCTAGCTATTTATTTAAAGATCACAAATATCGTTTGTATTAATTAATAAACTTTATTAATGAGcggaattttttttaaaagttattttgatTTTACCACATTTTGGTTTTACTACATTTTGGTTTCTCCCTTTTTCTATTTCTGTTATAACACTAAGTGTGTTATTTTATACTTTTTTATTTTGACTTATAATTATATTAAACCTATTTTTAAGTGATATTTCGGTTTGGTTTCACCACCTTTTATTTTCACCCTTTTTTATTTCTATCTATAACTCTAAGTATattatttttttacttttttattaCAACTTATAATTCTACatgtattatttttattttgatttttataagccacatattttattgttttttgtttggaatcctatttttaattacGTTTATATTGTTTttacttattttattttatttttataatccatatatttttattatttaagtttggaatcatgttttaaaataaataggtTCATAAATTGGCTCAACtaaataaattccgaaaaatataaAACAGTGCAAAGTAAATAGGTCATGTTTTTAAATTAGAATATTTTAGTTTAGAATTTTAAGTTGTTGGTGGAATttcattttaataaaataatatgaaAATTATTAACACCGTATTTTTGTTTCACCtctaaataataattaaattattcaaacattattatgattataattttattttctataAAATACTAAATTACTTTTTGGTAGGGTACTTAGTTCATGTTCGTCATATTTTGGTTTCTTCCCTAAATTCTTAATTCATTTAGAGTTTTATgttatattttaatgaaatataaaataattggaATCATATTATAATTACGATATTTCTATTATTCGTAGaattctttattattttttattataataatataattattcgaATTATATTATGACTACAATACTTTCATTTCCCGCAGCTCTGTATTATTTTTTTAACAATAGAGTATATGCTTTCACCATATTTTCGTTTCATTCTAACTTTTTTAGTGGTAGTTTATTTTATTGTGTTTTGGTTTACCCTTTTCTAGTTTCACCCCTAAATTCCTATTTTacgaaaataataaaatttttaaaattgtaGTATAATTACAATACTTCTATTTCCCGTATGATTCTTTATTACTTTTTATTGAAATCTATTTCCTGTATGATTCTATATTActttttattgaaataataaattTGTTCGGATCATACTATATTTACGATACTTCTATTTCATTTAGAACTCTGTATTATTTTTCTAACAATACATTACTTAATTTCACTTTATTTTAATTATACTATAACATTAATAtgattatattatttaataaaatttaataaaattttctCGGTCCCGTGTTTCGCACAAAACTTAAGAAAGAATATTGGGGTTCATAATTATATTTCAAACTAATAATTAggtgaattttaaaatataaacgAGTTGGTCACTCTAGGTTATTGATGATAGTTTGACATTCATTCtctaaattttattaaaaatgttatATACTCAGAATAAAAAGTATAATAAGAAAACTAAGAATAAAAAGGAAACTAGATGAGAACAATAATTGAGaataaatgaataataaacaCGTAGTTGTGTATCTTTACAACCATTCACAATATTCCCCATACAACTGTATTTTCCTCCAGTTTTCGGTTCTCTCTCCTCTCTCTAAATTTATTCAGTTCTAAATATTATCTCCCCTCTCTCTTCTGTTATTGTCTCAATTCTTTCCGGGAATCTCGGTTTTCTTCTTCCTTCCAATCAAATTATCTCCCATTTTATTTCTTAATACACCTGTCTTTTCATTTTCTGAAGCAATATATGTTAACAGAATATTGAAACACTATTTATTGTATTTTGCTGATTAAGGATGTTTTTTAATTTAGATTTTCCACAACTTCAACTGGGCTTTCAATACTCAATGGattaagttttttaaaaaaacaagaaAGTTATTCAATAATAAAAAATCATACAATATCTACATATATGATTAAAATTAAATAAGCCTATAATCATTGCAGTTGTATTCTTACTTCTTGGATAAACACCGAGCTATGTACTTATTGCAATAATCCAATTATTACTTTGAGTAATGGATCATAGATTAATTACCATAAAAAATCCTTATCATTAAATAAATACCACAAAATGAATATGATAAACATCAAGAAAAAttaaaacaacaaaaatcaaaCAAATGCTAAACAAAATTCAATTAAATGGAGAACCCATAGATGAAAACGAAAATCAATGGAAGTCCTTTCAAATTT
This genomic interval from Apium graveolens cultivar Ventura chromosome 8, ASM990537v1, whole genome shotgun sequence contains the following:
- the LOC141680571 gene encoding uncharacterized protein LOC141680571, translating into MTQSDKYSNNFPPLLLGAENYDDWKFRIKIFLRRDACGCDAVENGIQVPMKDGKPKYLKEVSPEEVNSLNHNARAMNSLLNGMVATELRKISACITTKQIWDTIKVSHEGTSRIREVKLSMLMSDYKGLRLERDESVKDVQGRFLTLMNSICCTKTCLYYNKTKSN